One Telluria mixta DNA window includes the following coding sequences:
- a CDS encoding right-handed parallel beta-helix repeat-containing protein, translating into MRKQHLARGAFALATLSGAGWAAAATYYVAPTGSDTGAGTQAAPWATFAKAQSAALPGDTVYFRGGAYVFHGGLNQCASMTDTVNVVTLNKSGQSGKTIRYWAYPGEKPVFDFSQMTDNCRVKGFNVTGSWIHLKGLEVTGAPQQPGNLLNNESWGVWNSGSNNTFEAIDTHHHMGPGMFIAKGSNNLVLNVDSHHNYDPYSKSGAGQNADGFGVHIGANQPGNVLRGCRAWANTDDGYDFINAGSVVTVENSWAWRHGYYPGTTTSIPAGNGNGFKVGGFGGAYQANAPQHIARFNVAFNNKASGFYANHHPAASYFYNNTGVNNRPDFNMLGVDASGAAVAQGILRNNLAWQGTLVSNVAGADVANNSWNLANVSVTSADFQGTSLDGWDAPRLPDGSLPQLPHLRLAAGSDLLDKGVNVGLPYSGAAPDLGAFEGSAPVTLFADAGPSMKVVQSGLTLNRTTQQMSGTIAFTNQSTTTYDGVLMLRLDALSDGVALANRSGSQGGAPTLTLSSTRLAPGQTVTFPLVFTNPSRVAIGYTPRLFAGQP; encoded by the coding sequence ATGAGAAAGCAGCACCTCGCACGCGGCGCGTTCGCGCTGGCGACCCTGTCCGGCGCAGGCTGGGCAGCGGCGGCGACGTATTACGTGGCCCCCACCGGCAGCGACACCGGCGCCGGCACGCAGGCGGCGCCGTGGGCGACGTTCGCGAAGGCGCAGTCGGCGGCCCTGCCCGGCGACACCGTGTACTTCCGTGGCGGCGCATACGTCTTCCACGGTGGCCTGAACCAATGCGCCAGCATGACGGACACGGTCAACGTGGTCACCCTGAACAAGAGCGGCCAGTCGGGCAAGACGATCCGCTACTGGGCGTATCCCGGCGAGAAGCCCGTATTCGACTTCTCGCAGATGACGGACAACTGCCGCGTGAAAGGTTTCAACGTGACGGGCAGCTGGATTCATTTGAAAGGCCTGGAAGTGACGGGCGCGCCGCAGCAGCCCGGCAACCTGCTGAACAACGAATCGTGGGGCGTGTGGAACAGCGGCAGCAACAACACGTTCGAAGCGATCGATACGCACCATCACATGGGCCCCGGCATGTTCATCGCGAAGGGCAGCAACAACCTCGTGCTCAACGTGGATTCGCACCACAACTACGACCCGTACAGCAAAAGCGGCGCGGGCCAGAACGCGGACGGCTTCGGCGTGCACATCGGCGCCAACCAGCCCGGCAACGTGCTGCGCGGCTGCCGCGCCTGGGCCAACACGGACGACGGCTATGACTTCATCAACGCCGGCTCCGTCGTCACCGTGGAGAACTCGTGGGCCTGGCGCCACGGCTATTATCCGGGCACGACGACCTCGATCCCGGCGGGGAACGGCAACGGCTTCAAGGTCGGCGGCTTCGGCGGCGCATACCAGGCGAACGCGCCGCAGCACATCGCGCGCTTCAACGTCGCGTTCAACAACAAGGCGTCCGGCTTCTATGCGAACCACCATCCGGCCGCGAGCTACTTCTACAACAATACGGGCGTGAACAACCGGCCGGACTTCAACATGCTGGGCGTCGATGCCTCCGGCGCGGCCGTCGCACAGGGCATCCTGCGCAACAACCTCGCGTGGCAGGGCACGCTGGTATCGAACGTGGCCGGCGCGGACGTCGCCAACAACAGCTGGAACCTCGCGAACGTCTCCGTCACGAGCGCGGATTTCCAGGGCACGTCGCTCGATGGCTGGGACGCGCCGCGCCTGCCGGACGGCAGCCTGCCGCAGTTGCCGCACTTGAGGCTCGCAGCCGGCAGCGACCTGCTGGACAAGGGCGTGAACGTGGGCCTGCCCTACTCGGGCGCGGCGCCGGACCTGGGCGCGTTCGAAGGCAGCGCACCCGTCACGCTGTTCGCGGACGCGGGACCGAGCATGAAGGTGGTGCAGTCGGGCCTCACGCTGAACCGCACGACGCAGCAGATGAGCGGCACGATCGCGTTCACGAACCAGTCGACCACGACGTATGACGGCGTGCTGATGCTGCGGCTCGACGCGCTGTCCGACGGTGTCGCCCTGGCGAACCGCAGCGGCAGCCAGGGCGGTGCGCCCACGCTTACCTTGAGCTCGACACGCCTCGCGCCGGGCCAGACGGTGACGTTCCCGCTCGTGTTTACGAATCCTTCCCGCGTGGCCATCGGCTACACGCCACGCCTGTTCGCGGGGCAGCCATGA
- a CDS encoding methyl-accepting chemotaxis protein — protein sequence MRYLTIKQTFITLLALTLLMAGLMLVALQRVSVAQSRATEASDARYRSYLLADELRQSSDDLTRLARTYVVTGDSRYEQQYQDILAIRNGTKPRPEHYERIYWDLAAGGVAVPPAGSQAVPLQELMRKAGFSEQEFAKLKEAQDVSDALVKTEVAAMNALKGLFDDGHGGFTRKDEPNPEFARSIMHDAAYHRNKARIMVPLNDFLRLLDERTGAAVADAHQATGTAMTAAIALMVLSLVSTTAALYLVYRYIMRSLNKAVVAADRIAAGDLSGEVAVEFDDEVGRLMKAIATINGNLHDMLAKIRTSTENMATATDEIATGNADLSARTEAQAGSLEESASAMETLTGTVQRNAANAQNANQLAAHASTVAGKGGDVMAQVVSTMARIKDGSARIADIIGVIDSIAFQTNILALNAAVEAARAGEQGRGFAVVAAEVRALAQRSAGAAREIKDLINASVHSVETGSHLVDEAGSTMDEIMDAIRQVSGILGDIARASAEQGHGIAEVSSAVHQMDGITQQNAALVEEAAAAAESLKEQAQALLQAVGIFTLERAPGAAAAHGARPALAGKPRRTAQVVALQYR from the coding sequence ATGCGGTATCTTACAATCAAACAAACATTCATCACCCTGCTGGCCCTGACCCTGCTCATGGCCGGCCTCATGCTCGTCGCGCTGCAGCGCGTGTCGGTCGCGCAAAGCCGCGCGACGGAGGCGAGCGACGCGCGCTACCGGTCTTACCTGCTGGCCGACGAACTGCGCCAGAGTTCCGACGACCTCACGCGCCTCGCCCGCACGTACGTCGTCACGGGCGACAGCCGCTACGAACAGCAATACCAGGACATCCTCGCCATCCGCAACGGCACCAAGCCTCGGCCCGAGCACTACGAGCGCATCTACTGGGACCTCGCCGCGGGCGGCGTCGCCGTGCCGCCGGCGGGCAGCCAGGCCGTCCCGCTGCAGGAACTGATGCGCAAGGCCGGCTTCAGCGAGCAGGAATTCGCCAAGCTGAAGGAAGCGCAGGATGTGTCCGACGCCCTCGTCAAGACGGAAGTCGCCGCGATGAACGCCTTGAAGGGCCTGTTCGATGACGGCCATGGCGGTTTTACGCGCAAGGATGAACCGAATCCGGAATTCGCCCGTTCGATCATGCACGACGCCGCGTACCACCGGAACAAGGCGCGCATCATGGTGCCGCTGAACGACTTCCTGCGCCTGCTGGACGAGCGCACCGGCGCCGCTGTCGCCGACGCCCACCAGGCCACCGGCACGGCGATGACCGCCGCCATCGCGCTGATGGTGCTGTCGCTCGTGTCGACGACCGCCGCACTGTACCTGGTCTACCGCTACATCATGCGCAGCCTGAACAAGGCTGTCGTTGCGGCCGACCGGATCGCCGCCGGCGACCTGTCGGGTGAAGTCGCCGTCGAATTCGACGACGAGGTGGGCCGCCTGATGAAAGCCATCGCCACCATCAACGGCAATCTGCACGACATGCTGGCCAAGATCCGCACGAGCACGGAAAACATGGCGACGGCGACGGATGAAATCGCGACGGGCAATGCCGACCTGTCGGCGCGCACGGAGGCGCAGGCCGGGTCGCTGGAGGAAAGCGCCAGCGCGATGGAGACGCTGACCGGGACCGTCCAGCGCAACGCGGCCAACGCGCAGAACGCGAATCAACTGGCGGCGCACGCGTCGACCGTGGCCGGCAAGGGCGGCGACGTGATGGCCCAGGTGGTGTCGACGATGGCGCGAATCAAGGACGGCTCGGCGCGCATCGCCGACATCATCGGCGTCATCGACAGCATCGCCTTCCAGACCAATATCCTGGCGCTGAACGCCGCCGTGGAAGCGGCGCGGGCCGGGGAACAGGGCCGCGGCTTCGCGGTGGTGGCGGCGGAAGTGCGCGCGCTGGCCCAGCGCAGCGCCGGCGCGGCGAGGGAGATCAAGGACCTGATCAACGCGTCGGTGCACAGCGTGGAGACGGGCAGCCATCTCGTCGACGAAGCGGGCAGCACGATGGACGAGATCATGGATGCGATCCGCCAGGTGTCCGGCATCCTCGGCGACATCGCCCGCGCCAGCGCGGAGCAGGGTCACGGCATCGCGGAAGTGAGCAGCGCCGTGCACCAGATGGACGGCATCACGCAGCAGAACGCGGCGCTCGTCGAAGAGGCCGCGGCGGCGGCGGAAAGCCTGAAGGAACAGGCGCAGGCGCTGCTGCAGGCCGTCGGCATCTTCACGCTGGAGCGGGCACCGGGTGCGGCTGCGGCACATGGCGCCCGGCCGGCGCTGGCCGGCAAGCCGCGCCGTACCGCGCAAGTCGTGGCGCTGCAGTACCGCTGA
- a CDS encoding FadR/GntR family transcriptional regulator: MNSPTALLPARKKYRNLAQGVVEELSARIRRSEFNPGDKLPPEAAIMEEYGVSRTVVREAISQLQAGGLVQTRHGIGTFVLEPPATTLGIGTDSVVTVRDVLAILELRISMETEAAWLAASRRTDEQVAQMGEALGEMQRALENGRTSVEADVRFHQLIAEATDNRYFVELLGQLGSAIIPRARLNTPGLGEDKPADYLERVNREHEDIYKAILRRDPEAARAAMRTHLSNSRERLREAQQRLQDKPRA; encoded by the coding sequence ATGAACTCGCCGACCGCCCTGCTGCCCGCCCGTAAAAAATACCGCAACCTCGCCCAGGGCGTCGTGGAAGAACTGAGCGCGCGCATCCGCCGCTCCGAATTCAACCCGGGCGACAAGCTGCCGCCGGAAGCGGCCATCATGGAGGAATACGGCGTGAGCCGCACCGTGGTGCGCGAGGCGATCTCGCAGCTGCAGGCGGGGGGCCTCGTGCAGACCCGCCACGGCATCGGCACCTTCGTGCTGGAACCGCCCGCGACCACGCTCGGCATCGGCACGGACAGCGTGGTGACGGTGCGCGACGTGCTCGCGATCCTCGAACTGCGCATCAGCATGGAAACGGAAGCCGCGTGGCTGGCGGCGTCGCGCCGCACCGACGAACAGGTGGCGCAGATGGGCGAAGCGCTGGGAGAGATGCAGCGCGCCCTCGAGAACGGCCGCACCTCGGTCGAAGCCGACGTGCGCTTCCACCAGCTCATCGCGGAAGCGACGGACAACCGCTATTTCGTCGAGCTGCTGGGCCAACTGGGCAGCGCGATCATCCCGCGCGCCCGCCTCAACACGCCCGGCCTGGGCGAAGACAAGCCGGCCGACTACCTCGAGCGCGTGAACCGCGAGCACGAGGACATCTATAAAGCGATCCTGCGGCGCGACCCGGAAGCGGCCCGCGCCGCGATGCGCACGCACCTCTCGAACAGCCGCGAACGGCTGCGGGAAGCGCAACAGCGGCTGCAGGACAAGCCGCGCGCCTGA
- a CDS encoding GntR family transcriptional regulator — protein sequence MSAVDVPFRLDRSRNATVQVFEHLRAQIVSLALKPGAVLARPALCDYFQLSQSPIREALLRLEEERLVDIYPQHQTRVRPIDLAAARQAHFFRLSVELEIAWVLARQPRPDLGKALQDLVARQRGCLEAGDLENFTRIDMEFHMRMYEESELPDLWAMMRRCSGNLDRLRRLHLPLNGKALSILQQHGQIARCIGQGDAAGAQRAVRQHLSGTLHALDVLRARFPDMMLPADYEPA from the coding sequence ATGAGCGCCGTCGACGTTCCGTTCCGCCTGGACCGCTCGCGCAACGCCACCGTGCAGGTGTTCGAGCACTTGCGCGCGCAGATCGTGAGCCTTGCCCTGAAACCGGGGGCCGTGCTGGCGCGGCCCGCGTTGTGCGACTACTTCCAGCTGTCGCAAAGCCCCATCCGCGAAGCGTTGCTGCGGCTGGAGGAAGAGCGCCTCGTCGACATCTATCCGCAGCACCAGACGCGCGTGCGTCCCATCGATCTCGCGGCAGCGCGCCAGGCGCATTTCTTCCGGCTGTCCGTGGAACTGGAGATCGCGTGGGTGCTGGCGCGCCAGCCGCGGCCGGACCTGGGCAAGGCGCTGCAGGACCTGGTCGCACGCCAGCGCGGCTGCCTCGAAGCGGGCGACCTGGAGAATTTCACGCGCATCGACATGGAGTTCCACATGCGCATGTACGAAGAGTCCGAGCTGCCGGACCTGTGGGCCATGATGCGCCGCTGCAGCGGGAACCTCGACCGGCTGCGCCGCCTGCACCTGCCGTTGAACGGCAAGGCGCTGTCGATCCTGCAGCAGCATGGCCAGATCGCGCGCTGCATCGGGCAGGGCGACGCGGCCGGCGCGCAGCGCGCGGTGCGCCAGCACCTGTCCGGCACCCTGCACGCGCTGGACGTGCTGCGTGCCCGCTTTCCGGACATGATGCTGCCGGCGGACTACGAGCCGGCCTGA
- a CDS encoding NAD-dependent epimerase/dehydratase family protein — protein MTKPFKRILFTGAAGNLGRRLRERLHEFADIVRLSDVADFGPAAPHEEIVLCDLGDRDAVMRMCEGVDAILHFGGISTEEEWAPIMQANILGMVNLYEAVHKLGIRRVVFASTNHTMGMYRTTDLVDATMPPRADGYYGVSKVFGETLSRYYWDRFGVETVCIRIGYCWPEATNYRQMVTWLSLDDLIQLLHRSLTTPRVGHTITFGISNNEGRWWDDRHASFLRYKPKDSSQQFADKLPAEVQYPPADDITTFYQGGVFLHNGPKYRP, from the coding sequence ATGACGAAACCATTCAAACGCATCCTGTTCACCGGCGCCGCCGGTAACCTGGGCCGCCGCCTGCGCGAGCGCCTGCACGAATTCGCCGACATCGTACGGCTGTCCGACGTGGCCGACTTCGGCCCCGCCGCGCCGCACGAGGAAATCGTCCTGTGCGACCTGGGCGACCGCGACGCCGTCATGCGCATGTGCGAAGGCGTCGACGCCATCCTGCACTTCGGCGGCATCTCCACCGAAGAGGAATGGGCGCCGATCATGCAGGCCAACATCCTCGGCATGGTCAACCTGTACGAGGCCGTGCACAAGCTGGGCATCCGCCGCGTCGTCTTCGCCAGCACGAACCACACGATGGGTATGTACAGGACGACGGACCTCGTCGACGCCACGATGCCCCCGCGTGCGGACGGCTATTACGGCGTATCGAAAGTGTTCGGCGAAACGCTGTCGCGCTATTACTGGGACCGATTCGGCGTGGAGACCGTGTGCATCCGCATCGGCTACTGCTGGCCGGAGGCGACCAACTACCGCCAGATGGTCACCTGGCTGTCGCTCGACGACCTGATCCAGCTGCTGCACCGCTCGCTGACGACGCCGCGCGTGGGCCACACGATCACGTTCGGCATCTCGAACAACGAGGGCCGCTGGTGGGACGACCGCCATGCATCGTTCCTGCGCTACAAGCCGAAGGACAGCTCGCAGCAGTTCGCGGACAAGCTCCCGGCAGAAGTCCAGTATCCGCCCGCGGATGACATCACGACGTTCTACCAGGGTGGCGTGTTCCTGCACAATGGACCGAAATACCGGCCATAA
- a CDS encoding NF038129 family PEP-CTERM protein, with the protein MKRLFGILALLFACATASAGPGYHVVVDTQAYAGQSGYLDFLILGQAAASPLHATLSGFSGIVDDGGGAAIFLGDVGGSIATGVVLGNAEGWNEFGQWTRFGGHLVFDVSFDIDPQPGAGSTLELALLDRDLNYLQAAGDAIAFATLPGQDPVVTHTDAVRLPEAPAPALCLTGLALLGLARRRRA; encoded by the coding sequence ATGAAGCGCCTGTTCGGTATCCTGGCCCTGCTGTTCGCGTGCGCCACGGCCAGCGCCGGTCCGGGTTATCACGTGGTCGTCGACACGCAGGCTTACGCCGGCCAGTCCGGCTACCTGGATTTCCTGATCCTCGGCCAGGCAGCGGCGAGCCCCCTGCACGCGACGCTGTCCGGGTTCTCGGGCATCGTGGACGATGGCGGCGGCGCGGCCATCTTTCTCGGCGACGTAGGCGGATCCATTGCGACCGGCGTCGTGCTGGGCAACGCCGAAGGCTGGAACGAGTTCGGGCAGTGGACGCGCTTCGGCGGGCACCTCGTGTTCGACGTGTCGTTCGACATCGACCCGCAGCCCGGTGCAGGCAGCACGCTCGAACTCGCATTGCTGGATCGCGACCTGAACTACCTGCAAGCGGCCGGCGATGCGATCGCATTCGCCACGCTGCCCGGCCAGGACCCCGTGGTAACGCACACGGACGCCGTGCGCCTGCCCGAAGCGCCGGCCCCGGCCCTGTGCCTGACGGGCCTCGCGCTGCTCGGGCTGGCGCGGCGCCGCCGGGCGTGA
- a CDS encoding DUF4982 domain-containing protein — translation MNPRLALLLALAAAVPAHAARALYDFNPGWKLTVGDPSDAARPGFDDSGWKAVGLPHAWNEDDAFRKDIADLSTGIAWYRKHFKVPGLKPGRKVFLEFEGARQAAEVFVNGRKVALHENGINAFGVEISKALVAGDNVVAVRTDNRWDYREQATGQRYQWNDKNFFANYGGLPKNVRLHVTEPVYQTLPLYASLGTTGVYVYARDFDIPRRKATVTAESQVRNDSTKAHRVAYDVELRDKDGRRVARFGAPAQTIAPGATVTLKAGAPVAGLNFWSWGYGYLYDVVTTLKVDGKPLDAVTTRTGFRKTAFGNGMIALNDRVIQVHGYAQRTTNEWPAVGSAVPAWLSDYSNGLALASNANLIRWMHVTPWKQDVESLDRLGLMEALPAGDSEADVKDRRWEQRLEVMRDAIVYNRNNPSIVFYESGNKGVSADHMRAMKALRDEFDPYGGRASGSREMLSRELQHIAEYGGEMLYINKSAGMPVWATEYSRDEALRKYWDELSPPFHKDGDGPPHKGQDASVYNRNQDSFAIEDVQRWYDYWRERPGTGTRVSSGGVNIVFSDSNTHHRGAENYRRSGEVDAMRIPKDGFYAHQVMWDGWVDVEHPRAHIVGHWNYPPGTVKPVTVVSSADNVKLFLNGKEVGTAVQSARFLFTFDKVAWAPGELKAVGYDAQGRQLCETTLATAGAPVALKLTLIVSPQGLRADGADLALVQVEVVDAAGRRHPLALDKVDFDVQGPAEWRGGIAQGPDNFILARSLPVEGGVNRVLLRTTPQPGRIVVRARAQGLAPAEVVLESKPVVVQGGLAALPPALSVHLDRGPTPATPSFTVSRVAVPVASSDAPDGNKSFDDDETTAWTSLAGAAPAITYTLARPARLSEVVLKLTGWRERSYPLKVYVDDQEAWSGLTPKSLGYVTLPLKPVQGRTVRIVLAGQAEEGGGIRLTEVANQANTATGTKGVSTSTLSIVEAEFHERP, via the coding sequence ATGAATCCACGTCTTGCCTTGCTGCTGGCGCTCGCCGCGGCCGTCCCCGCACATGCCGCGCGCGCGCTCTACGATTTCAATCCCGGCTGGAAGCTGACGGTGGGCGATCCGTCCGACGCGGCGCGTCCCGGCTTCGACGACAGCGGATGGAAGGCCGTCGGCCTCCCGCACGCATGGAACGAGGACGATGCCTTCCGTAAGGACATCGCCGACCTGTCGACCGGGATCGCCTGGTATCGCAAGCATTTCAAGGTGCCCGGCCTGAAGCCCGGCCGGAAGGTCTTCCTCGAATTCGAAGGCGCGCGCCAGGCGGCCGAGGTGTTCGTCAACGGCCGCAAGGTGGCGCTGCACGAGAACGGCATCAATGCGTTCGGCGTCGAGATCTCCAAGGCGCTCGTCGCCGGCGACAACGTCGTGGCCGTCCGCACGGACAACCGCTGGGACTATCGCGAACAGGCGACGGGCCAGCGTTACCAGTGGAACGACAAGAACTTCTTCGCGAACTACGGCGGCCTGCCGAAGAACGTGCGCCTGCACGTAACGGAACCCGTGTACCAGACGCTCCCGCTGTATGCGAGCCTCGGCACGACGGGCGTGTACGTGTATGCGCGCGACTTCGACATCCCGCGCCGCAAGGCCACCGTGACGGCCGAATCGCAGGTGCGCAACGACTCCACCAAGGCGCACAGGGTCGCGTACGACGTCGAGCTGCGCGACAAGGACGGCAGGCGCGTGGCGCGCTTCGGTGCGCCCGCGCAGACGATCGCGCCCGGCGCCACGGTCACCCTGAAAGCCGGCGCGCCGGTCGCGGGTCTGAACTTCTGGAGCTGGGGCTACGGCTACCTGTACGACGTCGTGACGACCCTGAAGGTCGACGGCAAACCGCTCGACGCGGTCACGACCCGCACGGGCTTTCGCAAAACGGCCTTCGGCAACGGGATGATCGCCTTGAACGACCGCGTGATCCAGGTCCACGGCTATGCGCAGCGCACGACGAACGAATGGCCGGCGGTCGGCAGCGCCGTGCCCGCGTGGCTGTCCGACTACAGCAACGGTCTCGCGCTGGCCAGCAATGCGAACCTGATCCGCTGGATGCACGTGACGCCCTGGAAGCAGGATGTGGAGTCGCTCGATCGCCTCGGTTTGATGGAGGCGCTGCCGGCCGGCGACTCCGAAGCGGACGTGAAGGACCGCCGCTGGGAGCAGCGGCTCGAGGTGATGCGCGATGCGATCGTCTACAACCGCAACAACCCCAGCATCGTGTTCTACGAAAGCGGCAACAAGGGCGTCAGCGCGGACCACATGCGCGCGATGAAGGCGCTGCGCGACGAGTTCGACCCGTACGGCGGCCGCGCGTCCGGCAGCCGCGAGATGCTGAGCCGGGAGCTGCAGCACATCGCGGAATACGGCGGCGAGATGCTGTACATAAACAAGAGCGCCGGGATGCCGGTGTGGGCGACGGAGTATTCGCGCGACGAGGCGCTGCGCAAGTACTGGGATGAACTCAGCCCGCCGTTCCACAAGGATGGCGACGGACCGCCGCACAAGGGCCAGGACGCGAGCGTCTACAACCGCAACCAGGACAGCTTCGCCATCGAGGACGTCCAGCGCTGGTACGACTATTGGCGCGAGCGTCCGGGCACCGGCACGCGCGTGTCCAGCGGCGGCGTGAACATCGTCTTCTCGGACTCGAACACGCACCACCGGGGCGCCGAGAATTATCGCCGCAGCGGTGAAGTGGACGCCATGCGAATCCCGAAGGACGGGTTTTACGCGCACCAGGTCATGTGGGACGGCTGGGTCGACGTGGAGCATCCGCGTGCCCACATCGTCGGACACTGGAACTACCCGCCGGGCACCGTCAAGCCGGTCACCGTCGTCTCCAGTGCGGACAACGTCAAACTGTTCCTGAACGGGAAGGAAGTCGGGACGGCCGTGCAGAGCGCGCGCTTCCTGTTCACGTTCGACAAGGTGGCGTGGGCGCCGGGCGAACTGAAAGCGGTCGGTTACGATGCGCAGGGCAGGCAGCTGTGCGAAACAACGCTGGCCACCGCCGGCGCACCGGTCGCATTGAAACTGACGCTCATCGTGTCGCCGCAGGGCCTGCGTGCCGACGGTGCCGACCTGGCCCTCGTGCAAGTGGAAGTCGTCGACGCCGCCGGCCGCCGTCATCCGCTCGCGCTGGACAAGGTCGACTTCGACGTGCAGGGACCGGCCGAATGGCGCGGCGGGATCGCGCAGGGACCGGACAACTTCATCCTCGCGCGGTCGCTGCCGGTGGAGGGCGGCGTGAACCGCGTGCTGCTGCGCACGACGCCGCAGCCGGGCCGCATCGTCGTCCGTGCCCGCGCGCAGGGACTGGCGCCGGCCGAGGTGGTGCTGGAATCGAAACCCGTCGTCGTGCAGGGCGGACTCGCGGCACTGCCGCCCGCGCTGTCCGTACACCTGGACCGGGGCCCGACGCCGGCCACGCCATCGTTCACCGTATCGCGCGTGGCCGTCCCGGTGGCGTCCAGCGATGCGCCGGACGGGAACAAGTCGTTCGACGACGACGAGACGACGGCGTGGACCAGCCTGGCCGGCGCCGCGCCCGCGATCACGTACACGCTGGCGCGGCCCGCGCGCCTGTCGGAAGTGGTGCTGAAACTGACGGGCTGGCGCGAACGCAGTTATCCGCTCAAGGTCTACGTGGATGACCAGGAAGCGTGGAGCGGCCTCACGCCGAAGAGCCTGGGCTACGTCACCCTGCCATTGAAGCCTGTACAAGGCCGCACCGTGCGCATCGTCCTGGCCGGGCAGGCGGAGGAAGGCGGCGGGATCAGGCTGACGGAGGTGGCCAACCAGGCGAACACGGCGACGGGAACGAAGGGCGTGTCGACGTCGACCCTGTCCATCGTCGAAGCGGAATTCCATGAAAGGCCCTGA